Proteins from a single region of Halorubrum sp. 2020YC2:
- a CDS encoding VTT domain-containing protein — protein MNRRSTVGRYAVAGVAAAALAAVALAVSPEAALSRLRWLADDPVRFGVAALALAAVRPLLAWPTTLLAVVVGFGYGWVGTPFALALVVGTALPPYALARAGRLRLRGDSEADGKAGVAARFCRAGERFAAESGSVRAVAGTRLLPLPSDAVTVGAAVAGVRGRPFLLGTAIGELPWVLGGIAVGVSLDRLAASGGSLVDPAVIVGMAAVGALLLAGPLYRTFVRPDAAAA, from the coding sequence GTGAATCGCCGCTCGACGGTCGGACGGTACGCGGTCGCGGGCGTCGCCGCCGCCGCGCTGGCGGCGGTCGCGCTCGCGGTCTCCCCCGAGGCGGCGCTCTCGCGGCTCCGCTGGCTCGCGGACGACCCGGTGCGGTTCGGGGTCGCCGCCCTCGCGCTCGCGGCCGTCAGGCCCCTCCTCGCGTGGCCGACGACCCTGCTCGCCGTCGTCGTCGGCTTCGGCTACGGGTGGGTCGGGACGCCGTTCGCGCTCGCGCTCGTCGTCGGTACCGCCCTCCCGCCGTACGCGCTGGCTCGGGCGGGGCGACTCCGGCTCCGAGGCGACTCGGAGGCCGACGGGAAGGCGGGCGTCGCGGCCCGGTTCTGTCGCGCCGGCGAGCGCTTCGCGGCGGAGTCCGGGAGCGTGCGCGCGGTGGCCGGCACCCGCCTGCTGCCGCTCCCCTCCGACGCGGTGACGGTCGGCGCCGCGGTCGCCGGGGTCCGCGGTCGCCCGTTCCTGCTCGGGACCGCGATCGGCGAGTTACCGTGGGTCCTCGGCGGGATCGCGGTCGGCGTCTCGCTCGACCGCCTCGCGGCGAGCGGCGGGTCGCTCGTCGACCCGGCGGTGATCGTCGGCATGGCCGCGGTCGGCGCGCTGCTGTTGGCGGGGCCGCTCTACCGGACGTTCGTGCGACCGGACGCGGCGGCGGCCTGA